One stretch of Macrotis lagotis isolate mMagLag1 chromosome 7, bilby.v1.9.chrom.fasta, whole genome shotgun sequence DNA includes these proteins:
- the CD27 gene encoding CD27 antigen isoform X1, giving the protein MTEYPRMESMAPGISWWLWVLGTLVALSPGVISNHHCPQGQYQVEQGSWCCRLCNPGTYLVRDCDGEGKDPRCKSCIPGVSFTPDHHAQRQCESCRICNNGFSIQKCNITSNTKCACPKGQQCQDKECTNCDPQPLYLLSTPQYPIRNPRQPPATIHQHPTNTYSAYYTVKADTRAPTGCARRPEEKASSNQVGIYILFIFCGLILTILIYGTWLNLKQRNCQFKKEQDKKEPVKVCLTGSRTDPGPCCPKQEEGSTVPIQEDYRKPDPASYP; this is encoded by the exons ATGACAGAGTATCCAAGAATGGAAAGCATGGCTCCTGGCATTTCTTGGTGGCTATGGGTTCTGGGAACCCTGGTAGCACTTTCACCAGGTGTAATATCCAATCATCACTGCCCACAAGGACAGTACCAAGTGGAACAAGGATCATGGTGCTGCCGACTGTGTAATCCAG GCACATACCTAGTAAGGGACTGTGATGGTGAAGGGAAGGACCCTCGCTGTAAATCCTGTATCCCTGGAGTCTCCTTTACCCCAGATCACCATGCCCAGCGTCAATGTGAGAGCTGTCGAATCTGTAATAATG GCTTTTCAATTCAGAAATGCAACATCACAAGCAATACAAAGTGTGCTTGTCCCAAGGGGCAACAGTGTCAAGACAAGGAATGTACGAACTGCGATCCCCAACCTTTATACCTGCTGAGCACACCCCAGTATCCCATCAGAAATCCACGTCAACCTCCTGCAACCATTCACCAACACCCTACTAACACCTACTCGGCTTACTACACAG TGAAGGCTGACACTAGGGCCCCAACAGGATGTGCCCGAAGGCCAG AAGAAAAAGCCTCATCCAACCAGGTCGGCATTTatatcctcttcattttctgTGGACTGATTCTGACTATCCTCATTTATGGGACTTGGCTCAACCTGAAACAAAGAAACTGCCAATTCAAAAAGGAACAAG ACAAGAAAGAGCCAGTCAAGGTGTGCCTAACGGGATCAAGAACAGACCCAGGCCCCTGCTGTCCAAAGCAGGAAGAGGGGAGCACTGTACCTATCCAAGAAGATTACCGAAAGCCAGACCCTGCCTCTTACCCCTAA
- the CD27 gene encoding CD27 antigen isoform X2: protein MTEYPRMESMAPGISWWLWVLGTLVALSPGVISNHHCPQGQYQVEQGSWCCRLCNPGFSIQKCNITSNTKCACPKGQQCQDKECTNCDPQPLYLLSTPQYPIRNPRQPPATIHQHPTNTYSAYYTVKADTRAPTGCARRPEEKASSNQVGIYILFIFCGLILTILIYGTWLNLKQRNCQFKKEQDKKEPVKVCLTGSRTDPGPCCPKQEEGSTVPIQEDYRKPDPASYP, encoded by the exons ATGACAGAGTATCCAAGAATGGAAAGCATGGCTCCTGGCATTTCTTGGTGGCTATGGGTTCTGGGAACCCTGGTAGCACTTTCACCAGGTGTAATATCCAATCATCACTGCCCACAAGGACAGTACCAAGTGGAACAAGGATCATGGTGCTGCCGACTGTGTAATCCAG GCTTTTCAATTCAGAAATGCAACATCACAAGCAATACAAAGTGTGCTTGTCCCAAGGGGCAACAGTGTCAAGACAAGGAATGTACGAACTGCGATCCCCAACCTTTATACCTGCTGAGCACACCCCAGTATCCCATCAGAAATCCACGTCAACCTCCTGCAACCATTCACCAACACCCTACTAACACCTACTCGGCTTACTACACAG TGAAGGCTGACACTAGGGCCCCAACAGGATGTGCCCGAAGGCCAG AAGAAAAAGCCTCATCCAACCAGGTCGGCATTTatatcctcttcattttctgTGGACTGATTCTGACTATCCTCATTTATGGGACTTGGCTCAACCTGAAACAAAGAAACTGCCAATTCAAAAAGGAACAAG ACAAGAAAGAGCCAGTCAAGGTGTGCCTAACGGGATCAAGAACAGACCCAGGCCCCTGCTGTCCAAAGCAGGAAGAGGGGAGCACTGTACCTATCCAAGAAGATTACCGAAAGCCAGACCCTGCCTCTTACCCCTAA
- the VAMP1 gene encoding vesicle-associated membrane protein 1 encodes MSAPAQPPTPGAPEGGAPGGGPPPNMTSNRRLQQTQAQVEEVVDIMRVNVDKVLERDQKLSELDDRADALQAGASQFESSAAKLKRKYWWKNCKMMIMLGAICAIIVVIIVSKYH; translated from the exons AT GTCTGCTCCAGCACAGCCACCTACACCAGGGGCCCCAGAAGGGGGTGCCCCAGGTGGGGGGCCACCTCCCAACATGACCAGTAACAGGCGACTACAGCAAACACAGGCACAAGTGGAGGAG gTTGTAGATATCATGCGTGTGAATGTGGACAAGGTCCTGGAAAGGGATCAAAAGCTGTCTGAATTGGATGATCGTGCAGACGCCTTGCAGGCAGGGGCATCACAATTTGAGAGCAGTGCTGCCAAGCTAAAGAGGAAGTACTGGTGGAAAAATTGTAAG ATGATGATCATGCTGGGAGCCATTTGTGCCATCATCGTGGTAATTATTGTAAGTAAGTATCATTGA